A window from Leptothermofonsia sichuanensis E412 encodes these proteins:
- a CDS encoding SirB1 family protein, with protein MEFSVARQFFYQEIHQPDEQIGLERAALYLAMEEYPELDVEAYLNALDTMAAEVEERLPAESYPLRVVQTINHYLYEDLGFRGNAEDYYNPCNSFLNRVIDQRKGIPITLSLIYLAIAQRIGFPMVGVGMPGHFLIRPDVAEMEIFVDAFHGGEILFPQDCKDRLTQLLGQPVELQPAFLQPVSSRHFLARMLTNLKFIYLESGKLGKALAAIERILLLFPNAAIELRDRGVLYYRLKRFTEARQDLENYLTLMPTAQDSPAVRELVKQCALHSHPSLN; from the coding sequence ATGGAATTTTCAGTTGCCCGCCAGTTTTTCTACCAGGAAATCCATCAACCCGATGAGCAGATTGGTCTGGAACGGGCCGCCCTTTACCTGGCAATGGAAGAATATCCAGAGCTGGATGTAGAGGCGTATCTCAATGCCCTGGATACGATGGCAGCAGAGGTTGAAGAACGACTGCCAGCAGAGTCTTACCCACTCCGAGTTGTGCAAACGATTAATCACTACCTCTATGAAGACCTGGGTTTTAGAGGTAATGCAGAGGATTACTATAATCCCTGTAATAGCTTTCTAAATCGGGTGATTGATCAGCGAAAGGGGATTCCCATCACCCTGTCGCTGATTTACCTGGCGATCGCGCAGCGCATTGGTTTCCCGATGGTAGGGGTTGGGATGCCCGGTCATTTCCTGATCCGCCCGGATGTGGCAGAGATGGAAATTTTCGTTGATGCCTTTCATGGGGGCGAAATTTTGTTTCCCCAGGACTGCAAGGACCGGCTAACTCAGCTTTTGGGGCAACCCGTTGAACTGCAACCTGCCTTTCTACAACCCGTCAGTTCCCGCCATTTTCTGGCAAGAATGCTGACCAACCTGAAATTTATCTATCTGGAAAGTGGGAAACTTGGGAAAGCCCTGGCGGCAATCGAGCGAATTCTACTACTCTTTCCCAATGCCGCCATTGAACTGCGCGATCGTGGTGTACTGTACTATCGCCTCAAGCGCTTCACCGAAGCACGCCAAGATCTGGAAAATTACCTGACTCTGATGCCCACTGCCCAGGATTCCCCAGCCGTCCGGGAACTGGTTAAACAGTGTGCCTTACACTCCCATCCTTCCCTCAATTGA